A window from Pseudomonas sp. MRSN 12121 encodes these proteins:
- a CDS encoding ABC transporter ATP-binding protein — protein sequence MANASSTYRKALEGNPSPQKVLVKIDRVTKKFDETVAVDDVSLEIHQGEIFALLGGSGSGKSTLLRMLAGFERPTEGRILLDGVDITDMPPYERPINMMFQSYALFPHMTVAQNIAFGLKQDRLPADEIDARVGEMLKLVHMTQYAKRKPPQLSGGQRQRVALARSLAKRPKLLLLDEPMGALDKKLRSQMQLELVEIIERVGVTCVMVTHDQEEAMTMAQRIAIMHLGWIAQTGSPVDIYEAPVSRMVCEFIGNVNAFDGTVIEDLEGHAVIHCPELEQKIYVGHGVSTSVQDKSVTYAIRPEKMLVSTTQPELRYNWSRGKVHDIAYLGGHSVFYVELPGGKIVQSFMANAERRGARPTWDDQVYVWWEDDSGVVLRA from the coding sequence ATGGCAAACGCCTCCAGCACTTACCGGAAAGCCCTCGAGGGCAACCCGAGCCCGCAGAAGGTTCTGGTGAAGATCGATCGCGTGACCAAGAAGTTCGATGAAACCGTGGCCGTGGACGACGTGTCCCTGGAGATCCACCAGGGCGAGATCTTCGCCCTGCTCGGCGGTTCGGGTTCCGGCAAATCCACCCTGCTGCGCATGCTCGCCGGCTTCGAGCGGCCCACCGAGGGGCGCATCCTGCTGGATGGCGTGGACATCACCGACATGCCGCCCTACGAGCGGCCGATCAACATGATGTTCCAGTCCTATGCCTTGTTCCCGCACATGACCGTGGCGCAGAACATCGCCTTCGGCCTCAAGCAGGACCGCCTGCCGGCCGACGAGATCGACGCTCGGGTCGGCGAGATGCTCAAGCTGGTGCACATGACCCAGTACGCCAAGCGCAAGCCCCCTCAACTCTCCGGCGGCCAGCGCCAACGCGTGGCCCTGGCCCGCTCCCTGGCCAAGCGGCCGAAACTGCTGCTGCTCGACGAACCCATGGGCGCCCTGGACAAGAAGCTGCGCTCGCAGATGCAACTGGAACTGGTGGAGATCATCGAGCGCGTGGGCGTGACCTGCGTGATGGTGACCCACGACCAGGAAGAGGCCATGACCATGGCCCAGCGCATCGCCATCATGCACCTGGGCTGGATCGCCCAGACCGGCAGCCCGGTGGACATCTACGAGGCGCCGGTGAGCCGCATGGTCTGCGAGTTCATCGGCAACGTGAACGCCTTCGACGGCACGGTGATCGAGGACCTGGAAGGCCACGCGGTGATCCACTGCCCCGAGCTGGAACAGAAGATCTACGTCGGCCACGGCGTCAGCACCTCGGTGCAGGACAAGTCGGTGACCTACGCCATCCGCCCGGAAAAGATGCTGGTCAGCACCACGCAACCCGAGCTGCGCTACAACTGGTCCCGGGGCAAGGTGCATGACATCGCCTACCTGGGCGGGCATTCGGTGTTCTACGTCGAGCTGCCCGGCGGCAAGATCGTCCAGTCGTTCATGGCCAACGCCGAACGCCGCGGCGCCCGGCCGACCTGGGACGACCAGGTCTACGTGTGGTGGGAAGACGACAGCGGCGTGGTACTGCGCGCATGA
- a CDS encoding gamma-glutamyl-gamma-aminobutyrate hydrolase family protein: MASKPLIGVTACVKEIGLHPYHVSGDKYLRAVSVAAKGLPLIIPSLADLIDTEDLLQNLDGLLFTGSPSNVEPFHYQGPASEPGTAHDPQRDATTLPLLRAAIAAGVPVLGICRGFQEMNVAFGGSLHQKVHELPGYLDHREADHPDLAVQYAPAHAVTVQPGGVFQALELPHEFQVNSIHSQGIDRLAPGLRAEALAPDGLIEAVSVEHSAAFALGVQWHPEWQVLSNPVYLRIFQAFGEACRQRAAQRR; this comes from the coding sequence ATGGCATCCAAGCCATTGATCGGCGTTACTGCGTGCGTCAAAGAGATCGGTCTGCATCCCTACCACGTCAGCGGCGACAAGTACTTGCGTGCTGTCAGCGTCGCGGCCAAGGGCCTGCCCCTGATCATTCCTTCCCTGGCGGACCTCATCGATACCGAGGACCTGCTGCAGAACCTGGACGGCCTGCTGTTCACCGGCTCGCCGTCGAATGTGGAGCCCTTCCACTACCAGGGCCCGGCCAGCGAACCGGGCACCGCCCACGATCCCCAGCGCGACGCCACCACCCTGCCCCTGCTGCGCGCGGCGATTGCCGCTGGCGTGCCGGTGCTGGGCATCTGCCGCGGCTTCCAGGAGATGAACGTGGCCTTCGGCGGCAGCCTGCACCAGAAGGTGCATGAACTGCCGGGCTACCTCGACCACCGCGAAGCCGACCACCCGGACCTGGCCGTGCAATACGCCCCCGCCCATGCCGTCACGGTGCAGCCGGGCGGCGTGTTCCAGGCCCTGGAGCTGCCCCACGAGTTCCAGGTCAACTCGATCCACAGCCAGGGCATCGACCGCCTGGCCCCCGGCCTGCGCGCCGAGGCCCTGGCGCCGGACGGCCTGATCGAGGCGGTATCGGTCGAGCACAGCGCCGCCTTTGCCCTGGGCGTGCAGTGGCATCCGGAATGGCAGGTGCTGTCGAACCCGGTCTACCTGCGGATCTTCCAGGCCTTCGGCGAGGCCTGCCGACAACGGGCCGCACAGCGCCGCTGA
- a CDS encoding ABC transporter permease subunit, translating to MKRYGFSSLMLVLGLAFIYLPMLILVIYSFNASKLVTVWGGWSVKWYAGLLDNAQLMGSVVRSLEIACYTAVAAVALGTLAAFVLTRVTRFKGRTLFGGLVTAPLVMPEVITGLSLLLLFVAMAQLIGWPMERGIVTIWIAHTTFCAAYVAVVVSARLRELDLSIEEAAMDLGARPFKVFFLITIPMIAPSLAAGGMMSFALSLDDLVLASFVSGPGSTTLPMEVFSAVRLGVKPEINAVASLILLAVSLVTFLVWYFGRRAEERRKRAIQEAMEFTANEAFQPATQQRVPATA from the coding sequence ATGAAACGTTACGGATTTTCCAGCCTGATGCTGGTGCTCGGCCTGGCGTTCATTTACCTGCCGATGCTGATCCTGGTGATCTACTCGTTCAACGCCTCCAAGCTGGTGACGGTCTGGGGCGGCTGGTCGGTGAAGTGGTACGCAGGCCTGCTGGACAACGCACAGTTGATGGGCTCGGTGGTGCGTTCCCTAGAGATCGCCTGCTACACCGCCGTGGCGGCAGTGGCCCTGGGCACCCTGGCGGCCTTCGTGCTGACCCGGGTCACCCGCTTCAAGGGCCGCACCCTGTTCGGCGGCCTGGTCACCGCGCCGCTGGTGATGCCCGAGGTGATCACCGGCCTGTCGCTGCTGCTGTTGTTCGTGGCCATGGCGCAACTGATCGGCTGGCCGATGGAACGTGGCATCGTCACCATCTGGATCGCCCACACGACATTCTGCGCCGCCTACGTGGCCGTGGTAGTCTCCGCGCGCTTGCGCGAGCTGGACCTGTCCATCGAAGAAGCGGCCATGGACCTGGGCGCGCGGCCGTTCAAGGTGTTCTTCCTGATTACCATCCCGATGATCGCGCCGTCGCTGGCGGCGGGCGGCATGATGTCGTTCGCCCTGTCGCTGGACGACCTGGTGCTGGCGAGCTTCGTTTCCGGCCCGGGTTCCACCACCCTGCCGATGGAAGTGTTCTCGGCGGTGCGCCTGGGGGTGAAGCCGGAAATCAACGCCGTGGCCAGCCTGATCCTGCTAGCGGTGTCGCTGGTGACTTTCCTGGTCTGGTACTTCGGCCGGCGCGCCGAGGAACGCCGCAAGCGGGCGATCCAGGAAGCCATGGAATTCACCGCCAACGAAGCGTTCCAACCCGCCACGCAACAGCGCGTGCCAGCGACGGCCTAA
- a CDS encoding ABC transporter permease subunit, translating to MPSGRKLVIGIPFLWLFLFFMLPFFLVMKISFSEAALAIPPYSEIYSFAEQKFQLLLNVGNYALLVGDELYLSAYLGSLKVALLSTLMCLLIGFPMAYAITKASKEAQNVLLLLIMMPTWTAILIRVYAWMGILSNNGLLNAFLMWTGLTSAPIEILNTNTAVYIGVVYAYLPFMVLPLYANLVKHDPSLLEAAADLGSSTLNSFWKITVPLAKNGIIAGCMLVFIPVVGEFVIPELLGGPETLMIGRVLWQEFFNNRDWPVASALAVVMLAILIIPILLFNRSQAKEMEGRA from the coding sequence CTGCCCAGCGGTCGCAAGCTGGTGATCGGCATTCCCTTCCTCTGGCTGTTCCTGTTCTTCATGCTGCCGTTTTTCCTGGTGATGAAGATCAGCTTCTCGGAAGCGGCCCTGGCCATTCCGCCCTACTCGGAGATCTACAGCTTCGCCGAACAGAAATTCCAGCTGCTGCTCAACGTCGGCAACTACGCGCTGCTGGTGGGGGACGAGCTGTACCTCTCGGCCTACCTCGGCTCGCTGAAAGTCGCCCTGCTCAGCACCCTGATGTGCCTGCTGATCGGCTTCCCCATGGCCTATGCGATCACCAAGGCCAGCAAGGAAGCGCAGAACGTCTTGCTGCTGTTGATCATGATGCCGACCTGGACCGCAATCCTGATCCGCGTCTACGCCTGGATGGGCATCCTCAGCAACAACGGCCTGCTCAATGCCTTCCTGATGTGGACCGGCCTGACCTCGGCGCCGATCGAAATCCTCAACACCAACACCGCGGTCTACATCGGGGTGGTGTACGCGTACTTGCCGTTCATGGTGCTGCCGCTGTACGCCAACCTGGTCAAGCACGACCCGAGCCTGCTGGAAGCGGCGGCGGACCTGGGTTCGAGCACCCTCAACAGCTTCTGGAAGATCACCGTGCCCCTGGCCAAGAACGGCATCATCGCCGGCTGCATGCTGGTGTTTATCCCGGTGGTCGGCGAGTTCGTGATTCCGGAACTGCTGGGCGGCCCCGAGACCCTGATGATCGGCCGCGTGCTGTGGCAAGAGTTCTTCAACAACCGTGACTGGCCGGTGGCCTCCGCGCTGGCGGTGGTGATGCTGGCGATCCTGATTATTCCGATCCTGCTGTTCAACCGCAGCCAGGCCAAAGAGATGGAGGGACGGGCATGA